In the genome of Andrena cerasifolii isolate SP2316 chromosome 5, iyAndCera1_principal, whole genome shotgun sequence, one region contains:
- the LOC143368893 gene encoding uncharacterized protein LOC143368893 produces MHVWSDENPLALRPREAQIRWSINLWAGICGEFIVGPYIMSDRLDGPTYKDFLEHVLPDLMDDIPYEIRRNMYYQHDGAGPHYAANVRAYLGETFQDRWIGRGGREAHVAWPPRSPDMNPLDFFFWGYLKNEVYRQPEDTPEEAIALIHATVENITPQTLQGVQRQLILRAEQCNINGGGHVEPFLH; encoded by the exons ATGCATGTGTGGAGCGACGAAAATCCCCTAGCACTTCGTCCACGTGAAGCACAAATCCGTTGGTCGATCAAcctatgggccggcatttgtggcgaatttatcgttgggccgtacattaTGTCAGACAGGCTGGACGGCCCAACGTATAAAGATTTTCTGGaacatgttctgccggatcttatggacgatattccatatgagatccgacggaacatgtACTACCAGCATGATGGTGCTGGGCCACACTACGCGGCGAATGTCCGCGCCTATTTAGGTGAAACCTttcaggacaggtggatcggccgcggcgggcgGGAGGCCcacgttgcgtggcccccacggtcaccggatatgaatccgctggattttttcttctggggctacctgaag AATGAGGTGTATCGTCAACCGGAGGACACACCCGAAGAAGCCATTGCGCTTATTCACGCAACAGTGGAAAACATTACGCCGCAAACATTGCAGGGCGTACAAAGGCAATTAATTCTCCGGGCTGAGCAATGCAACATCAATGGCGGTGGCCACGTGGAGCCATTCTTACATTAA